AAGCAGATTCAGTGTGGCGTTGTGACAAATTAGTCACGTTCCTTGCTCAGAAAATAAacgcacacatacgcacactgTCCTCCCAGCACTGTCCTGGAGACTACACCCTACCTTCCTGTATAATTTCACCCAGCTGACTTTTGATTATGCAAGCAATAGCTCAGCAAACGTAATCAGAAATCGAGTCACAACTTTGGTTTGCTCATGTTGTCTGGTATCAATGTCTGTCTCAGCTTTGCTCTGGTTTACATCATCAGTTAGGCCATAGCTCTGTGATAATAACAGTAATGTTATAATGGCTTTGCAAGAACTAGCAAAATGGTGGACTGTTGCTTTCCACAAATAATGTATAGACAGACCAAGCTGTGAGTCTTCAAGCTACTTTCTGGTATCCTGGAAAGTTGGAACAAGGTGTGATCTCGCCACTGCCTCCACTGCTAGCTACACATTTGTTTCATACTATAGTTAGCATGCCAGGATGCCAAGTGGAAATTCTTGTCCAGTAAGGCGATGGCCACAGGCCTGCCAAAGCTCAGCCTCCGGGCTCTATAACCCAGAAAAAGGCTAAAGGGCTCGGTAATCCCCCTTCTGTTAGCCTCAGGGCTGTTTAAGAGATGCCAAGAGGTTGACTGcatgtaaaataaaattcagCCTGTGGTCATTCCTTGTGTGACCGGCTGACATTTAGCCTGCAAACTGAAAGGAAAAGCTCATTCTCTGCTAGACCATAGTTGATAAGGTTTTAATAAATATGCCCTTCTAATCATCCCAGCTCTGTGCTGAAGTCAAATGGTCAGCTCAGTGGGATGCTTGGAGTGTGATGGGGTTTGGGAGGGGTGGCGAAGTGGACAGAGAGAACTAGAAGCTAGAGCATTTGCTGAAAAGTTGGGTATCCAGCTGCTGTGCAAGCAAGGCCGCAGGTGTCCGGGTAGCCGAGGTGATTTAGCACAATGTGATTAGCAACAATGAAATGTGACTGAGCCTTATTTGTGCACAGAGTCTAAATGACGTCTGTAGTTCATTTCAATGTTAGGTAGCAGTACTTTGATAACCGAGTGTACGTGTTTTAGTTTCCACAGGATTTATAGGCCCATGCTAAAACAGGTTTTCATCCCActcctgatttttttttcttttttcttttctcgaCCACACCagcattgctttttttgtttcctcAGCACCTAGGCCTAATCCCCAAGAATGTATCTGGATTTAGAGTGTACGGGGTTAGGCCACTGTAAATGTGGAAAAGGAATGATTTTAGCCCTTCTTACCGACCCTCCATGTATTTCAGCACAACCCCTAACGCTCATTATGGCTGCCTGGTATTTGTCTGGGATTTTTACTCCTTCCTTACGTTTTCAGAGGTGTATTTTAATGGTGCGTTTgtggtttttgtgttttctgttgagactTGTTCCACATCAGTAGGAGGGTGTGAAAAATGTGAATTCCAGGGACTTGGCTTTTGAGTAAAATTGTGACTTAAGTTTTAATTTACACCAAATGACCTAAATGCCAGTGTGCCTTCTAATTACGTTTCTGACCTAATTCACTGGACTTAATTTTAGTCTAGATgaggatggtgatgatgatgatgatgatgatgatgatgatgatgatgatttctCTGTAAACTCTTACACCTTTCCTTCATTATTTTCTCTAGGAATTGGGAAGGTGAAgagcagaaaggggggaatgagagacaCGGCCTCCAACGCAGACGCAGACATGTATGCAGATAACGGCGAGCGGCTGTATGACCTCAACCTTCCCGCCCTGGTCAAGTTCAGCTACACAGCTGAGCGCGAGGACGAGCTGTCTCTTGTGAAAGGCACGCGGGTGGTGGTGATGGAGAAGTGCAGCGACGGCTGGTGGCGCGGCAGCTACAACGGGCGCTCGGGCTGGTTTCCGTCCAACTACGTGACGGAGGACATGGATGGGACGGCGGGGGGAGGCGGCATGGGTGGGCTCGGAGACCCGGCTGGATCGCTAACGGAGAAGCTGGCCGCCGTGGTGAACAGCACCACAAACGGGAACCGAGTGCTGCACACGGTCCAGGCGCTCTACCCTTTCAGCTCGGGCAACGACGAGGAGCTGAACTTTGAGAAGGGCGAGGTGATGGAGGTGGTGGAGAAGCCCGAGAACGACCCGGAGTGGTGGAAGTGTCGCAAAGCAGACGGACAGCTGGGCTTGGTGCCTAAAAACTACGTCACTGTGCTGGACTCCAGCTCCCATAAACCCGGAGCGGGTCCTGCTGGGCCGCCCACACCTGACTGTGACTACATCTCGCCCTCAGGCACCGGGCGCTTCGCCGGAAAGGAGTGGTACTACGGAAAGGTGACGCGCCACCAGGCGGAGGTGGCCCTCAACCAGAGAGGCATAGAGGGGGACTTCCTCATCCGAGACAGCGAGTCATCGGTCAGTAGCCTCCACCTGCTTACCGAACCATCATTGATGTGTTGGACATGTTTTTCAGCATTAACACCGTGCGATTTGCGCTGTTTGAGACGAAAGTTGtcagaaatgtgtttaaatcTTTGGTCGtcggtagggttgggtatcgtttgggtttttctcgataccggtgctaaatcgatacttttaaaatggtgccggtgcctgaaccgaaatatatgtgtgtgtgtgtgtgtgtgtgtgtgtgtgtgtgtgtgtgtgtgtgtgtatatatatatatatatatatatatatatatatatatatatatatatatatatatatatatatatatatatatatatatatatatatatatatatatatatatatatatatatattaagggtgtgacgagatctcgttttacgagatctcgcgagattaaaacgtgacgcgatttctcgtcgaggtgaaaagttgtctcgtgaggcgatgttatgtcagcgtgatggagcgtgaaattactattgaagatccccctgccacttttaaatcatttgtgtggcaacattttggttttcctgcggaaataataaacggcgaaagagtgacagacaagacgaacgcaatatgtaaacattgtaagaaaaaatgccgtatacgcggctaacacgagcactatgcaaaaacacttacagcaccaccacagctctctactaactactgcacccgcgacgaaaacattaaaagggcaaacaactctaaaagcctttgcatctctgccaccggtaagtgcaagagccccggcaataacgagggacataggcgttttcattgcagctgatatgaggccattttctgtggtggaaaatgttggatttcggcgactcctccacacactggaaacgaggtacgtcatcccatcacgcgcgcatttaactcgcactgtagtcccaaacttctacaaagaagccaaggtcagttgaataaaaaaactattttccattcatatatttcatcattgaggatttctttacatttttaaaaaaaatctcgtctcgttctcgtgaacccaatctcgtgatgtgtctcgtctcgtggagtaagtgtctcgtcacaccccttatatatatatatatatatatatatatatatatatatatatatatatatatatatatatatatatatatatatatatatatatatatatatatatatatatatatgtatatatatgtgtatatatatgtatatatatatatatatatatgtgtgtatatatatatatatatatatatatatatatatatatatatatatatatatatatatatatatatatatatatatatatatatatatatatatatatatatgtgtgtgtatatatatgtgtgtgtatatatatgtgtgtgtatatatatgtgtgtgtatatatatgtgtgtgtatatatatgtgtgtatatatatatgtgtgtatatatatatatatatatatatatatgtgtatatatatatatatgtgtatatatatatatatatgtatatatatatatgtatatatatatatatatatatatatgtatatatatatatatgtatatatatatatgtgtatatatatatatatgtgtatatatatatatgtgtatatatatatatatatatatatgtatatatatgtatatatatatatttatgtatatgtgtgtatgtgtatgtgtatatgtatgtatatgtgtatatgtatgtgtatgtgtatatatatgtatgtatgtatatatgtgtgtgtatatatatatatatatatatatatatatatatatatatatatatatatatataaataaaaaggagcacaaattgacattaaagaacggcttgtttattgctaaggccatatggtcaaaattaaatgattaataatgtaataactaacttataacaatgacttatttcaccagtaaagttggtggtaaacgacaaaaacaagcaacagatgggaaaagggtattttacaataacttaaaatgcacctggcgaatttcaagtgaacgcaccgtctgtgttgtttttcccataacggcagctgcagtcagactgTGAGTCCTCcacagggaaatacagtcacactttacaccgcttaacgtaaactgtcagcattttaaccattgtgtttaatccagctactagctaactgTAACGTAGTGTcccatgcggcgatgtttctggggggtgggggggaaagccgcgtttcggtacccaaccctagtcctcGGCCCAAAAGGGTAGACCTAGATTGCACTGTACACTGTGATTCCACGCACAGCGGAATTGGAGCTTTGGCGACTGTCTGAAATGTAGGACCAAATTCTCACAATGTGACTGCGGCTGTGAATAAAGGCGCCTTTACTCAGGAGGTAGAACTGTTAAAAGCACTGTCTGAACATTTATGTATTATAACCttgtcttttcctttttcttttcacagCCAAACGACTTCTCCATCTCCCTGAAGGCGCAGAGCAAGAACAAGCATTTCAAAGTGCAGCTGAAGGAAAGCCTTTACTGCATTGGACAGCGCAAGTTCAACTCGATGGAAGAGCTTGTTGAACACTACAAAAAGGCCCCCATCTTTACCAGTGAGCAGGGAGACAAACTGTACCTGATCAAGGCCCTGGCTGCCTCctgatccctctctctctctgttgcacaCATGCCcttccacacagacacagacattgcattacattacctgcattcatatatatatacacatacagatacTTACGCcagaacacacactaacatttaAAACTCCAAGCCTGAGGACTTAACACATCATCAGGACTTAAATGCCCGATTTGTGAGCATTCCAAGAGGAGGTATGGAAAAAGCATGGGAGAGACATGGAGGAATGGAAGGGGGAGACAAAAAGACTATGGACTCCTGAGAATTGACTACAGACCTCTTGGTCGCCTATTTTAAATTATCCAGATGTGTTAGGTCATAGGCAATGCCATGTATTTCCACCTTGATATCTATTAGCGTTGCatttagtttcttttttgtttttgttgataaTATATaatctttttaactttttttttttttatgtgatttttAACTGTATCCAATACACAACCACCACCCGTATGAGTCATTTTTTAGATGTTAGCAAACTAGCCTACAGACATCTACATTTCAACTCATTTTTTGTGTTGTCTGTCTTAATTCATTCTTTATGATTGTGGACACACTAAATCCACAACGTTTGCTAACCGCTAATCATGAATAAAAACTAAGTgaccaaaatatatttattgataCAGTTCTGTTAGGCTCATGGTGGTAGAGATTGGAATATCGCGCTCGCACACATCTGTGTTTGGGAGGATTAGGAGGACTCCTCTTCTTGTTCAATGTCAAACTAGTTCAACTTTTCCTTTTGTACAACCAAACTGCTTGTCTCACATATTGCTGTATCCATATCATGTGAATGTTACAAAGCCGAGGCATCACAGGCAGCGCGGGGCTAACTTTGCACGTGTGCATGCAAACGGAGAAGTGTCCTCAAACCTTCACCgttcactctctcactctcctaaAAGAGAGATCGACAGTCCATGTGAGTGAGACTTCCTCGgacaccccccccccgcccAGCTGGagtgtgactgacagctgatgtGCCCTCCAAGTGTTGCCAaaggggatgttttttttttttttttttttttcttcagttgaGGAGGAAGAAGGGCAACGGGGTGGGTGTATGTTGAcagcagtacacacacacacacacacacacacacacacacacacacacacacacacaccatctatGTGGAGGTGGGAGGGGAACTGGGGGAGCAGTCCAGAGGATGATGTCACTGCTCCTGAATAAGTGATCACTGGAGGGAAAGGAGGAGTTAAGGGGTCACCCAGGGGTGGTGTTTGTGCGGTTTCAGTGCTTATACATCAAGCTAGGAGACAACCCTCGTCCTCCAGAAGGCACAAAGGATTTCCAGAAAACAATCCCTTACAGCTAAGTACTGATGAACAACAACAAGTGCTTGATGTTTTATCTGATATTTGGACTCATTTGTCTTCCAAATATATGGTCAACGTCAAGTTGGAATACAGTTCATCTAAATGTTTTCCGCAGAACACATGGCTTATATGTACAGTGAATGGGTGTTTGTTGAGTGAAAATGGACCAAGTAGTGTTTGAATGTTAAAGAGGCAGCTAGCACCAGCGCCGGCAATCAGAGCAGCGTTGGCAGGGAGCTGCTCTAGCAGCGGGCTCAGggagaggatgatgatgatgatgatgatcaccATGCTTGTGATGAGTTCTCCAGCTGTAACCGGTTGGACCTGAgcgcagagggagggagggagagagagagaagtggagGGGGGGATTTCATAGAGAAGGAATGGAAAAATGGAccctaaaaaacaaaagcagtgaAGTAGGATCTAGGGAGGAGACTTGGAGAATGTGTTCCACAGAATAGTGTGTCTGGATTACCGCTCCCAGTCGTATACAGCTGGGTAAACGAACGCAGGCCAGCGCTGTTGTATCTCAGTAAAGAGTAAAGGAATTTGGATAGGAGAGCCTTTTCAATGTCTAATTAATCCAAGCATGAAAAAGTCAGTCATGCGACAAAGAACACAAAACATGGGtgtgaaccttttttttttttttttttacttctttaaTCCATTGCCCAGATGATTGACAGAGCTATTCATACAAGAgctgtgagtgtttttttttgtgttttcttttcggAGCTGTAAAAGGTGAAATTATAAACAGTGAAACAATTACCTTTCAGTTTGAGTAATGACGGGTTAAAAATGGCAAGTTCTAATTACGCACCTGCAGTACCAGTCATCAGTTAATTTAAGTGAGATTATAGCTTATTAAACAGTACAAAAACAACATTCCTCAACATACCAAACATGGTTAAGATCACAATGTAAATCACAGGATAGTTTATCAGTATGGCTTGAGtgatttttgttcatttttgggTCCCAAAATCTATAAAAGAAAATTTGTGCCTGTATTCCCTTCATTTTCATTGATCCCCTCTTGGTTTCTGTGTTATCAGTGACCACATAAGTATTTGGGTGACAGGACTCCCTTCCTTCACCCAGTCCCTGGCTGTTGTATTGGTGCCATGTCTTCTGACACTTTATGTGAGACAGTGTTTGCTTACAGTAATAACCAACTGTTATCAACaacccatttttattttttttatttttttgcgtGAAATTTCCTCCCCTTGACTTCCACTTCTAAAGAATCTGCAATATTACGCAGCATTAACGTGACAAACGCCAACGCTATGTGCCCCAGTTTGAAGGATTTAGGAGATTTTAATGTGCCTTCACAGCTTTCTGTCAACCAAAGGTTtagtgtcccccccccccacacacacacacacacacacacacacacttgtcaccACTGCTATTTGGTTAAAGCTTTGCATGTGCATCAGTCTGATTAGTGAGCGATGTGTTGGGGGGTGTCCTTAAGGGTATTTCCTCATTTATCTGttggctgaaaatgtttttatcacGCATAAAATGCCAATTAGGTGATATTGTGTGTAGTTTCAAGTGACCTTACCTTTGCTGATTTCATCACGTATAACTTCTTAAGTGAACATTGAATGCCTatgtgtacagtataaaatatgtGATGATGTTCATTCACAAACATAACGCCCAGGTGTGATGTAATCATGACCTGAATCTCATGTATGAGCGCCTCAAGTTAACGGCATCCCATATCGTTGGTTGTGAAGAAACTGTCATGGTTTCCCaggaaatagttttttttttcttttttttttcatgtctgtATGCATTTCATATAAGACTAGTTTAAGACATTCACTTTTGCAGTTTAGCCACTTAAATATGTATAAAAGAAATCCTCAATACTTAAGTGTTTAACTTGATATTCAAATACACAACTACAATATCCCCCTGCATAGATATTGTTATAAATTgggatttttcttttccttcattTTACACCAATGGAGGCCGCATGAGCAGAGCCTTGTAGCTGTACAGAAATGGTTTtaaatctgcttaaaaaaagacactggTGTCAGTTGTGACATATTTTCAAGAGATCTTTTATCAAACTATTTTTCATGATCCATAACTACAGTGCAGCGGGACAACTCTGTTTCTCAACTGCTGAAGCAAGCCCGAGATAATCTTGAATCTCCCGATTGATTTCTTGATAATATCCAGAACAAATGACCCGTGTTTCAACTTTGGTGCTTTTTGTGCTGCTTCTCGGTGTTCTTTGTCtcacaaagcttttttttttttttttttttttttttctgtatgagagcgagagagtgaAGAAAACAGATCCATGCTGTGGAATGATAAAAGGCAGTGCTGTGAAATTTAATGTCATGCTCTTAATACTGTTTTTATGGAGGGGAGATCGTCTTCAGGTGTAATAATTTAGAAGAGTTTATTAGAGTGTTCAAAAGACGTAATAAACAGCATAAAAATGATGTGATAatcatgtcttgtttttaacCGTCACAATGTTTGAATTGTTAAATGTTGGTACttctacttttcttttttactggaTTACAAAACAGCATTTGACAAAATGTTTTATGGACTAGGCCGAGTGTTTGTCTAAAGTCCAGACTATTGGACAACTAGGTAGATTTTTCTTCTCTGTGCTTTAGCTTAGCTATAACGTGATTTATAATGCAGTTCATACTGGGACATTATCATTATCTGATAGACAGCAGATGATTCATGCATGAGGACAGCGGTGTTAGTTTTGTGTGGTGCATGTACTCCACTTGGTGGCCGTTTGTATCATTACACTTGCTGACACCACCCAGGCCAATCCCAAAAGAGGCCTTCAACAAAACACCATCCCATCTTGGTCAACTTTATTTCAAATCACTCTTGAAAAATGATACTCGGATTGTAATGTTTTCAAACTAAAATGCTCTTTTCATTCACATTGTTCTCTGTTTAAATCCATTAAgaagggtggtggtggtggtggtgttggtgggATGCTTTTTGTTCAAACACGCCCATTAATTACATAAATCAACCTCGCTGTCGAAGTAGCACGCAGGAACTCATGGCGCATGTGAAACAAAGTGGGCTTGTGTGGTTGTTACGTAACTTTGGGGGTGAGTCGAGCCAAATCTCACCACGGCCTTACAGTAGCTGACCTCGGTTTGTTCCGGCGTCGGCCACAACAGAACAGCAGGAGCCTTCTCTTGAGCTCGACCAGCTTTGGTCCTCATGCCAGTGCGGCCCCAGAAGATTCCCACGAGGCAAAACTACAAGTATCGGGGGGAAAAAGCTCTAAGgggactagggctgggtaccgaatgtAATTCTTTTGAGTCACCAACCGCATTGCCTCTCAAGTATCGAAAAATACTCATTCAAAacccaatttcaatacatttAGGAATAAagctcatcagcgtcagtgagccatgagcgtgcagcatgcttctaccaagatgttcgtgattggctgtctaacgttacacgttagaggcacgcaggaaaaactctacgtcaTGCACAGAGACGATGCTCATGTTGTAggagttgaaaaataaaaagatttgtgccgtaatgtgaaatgtgatttatttttgtttcataaaattGGTATAGGAAAACAATATTGTTAAGGAACTGTTATCGAAGTCACAGTATCGGTATCGAAAATGAAtgaatacccagccctaaaggGGACAAACAGATAATACCACAACAAGCAATAACCATGCAGTATTTATATCTACGAGTATGTCATAGCCTCACTGATATCCAACACAGTTGTTACAACTTATCATGCAATACATCTGTACGGATAACGTTATGGTTCTTGTAAGACATGCAATAAGCAAAGTGCAATAATTAACtttgagttttaaaaaaaaccaacTATGTTTTAAGGCTTGATCAGTGAATGATTTAAAGTGCTGAGGAAAGATATACGTAGCAGAGAGTCCTCTTCAGAGTAAGTCTGTACATTTGTGTAGCGCTACATAGTTGAATAATATGCTGCTATATGAAACAGAGGGAGCTCGTATGGGAACAGCCCCTCTTTTTAGAAGTAGAAGAAGTCGGATAAGGCGGCAGGCAGATGTGTCATCAGCTGAAGTCTGATCCACCAGTGTGGCTCCATGGGGTTGTATCGTGTGTACGGACGCTTGGATATGATGGCATCAGTGATGTCATCCAGAACAGGGGACACATCCTTCTGACCGCTGTTGCAGTAAGAGCGCATCAGAGCCATGTGTTGCTCAAAGTGGGCTTTCCCATAATCCTCCTTCACATGCGAGGGCGCCTCAGTCCACAGCTTATTGGCCGTGCTGGCCACAACGTCTCGGGTCAGGATGCCGGTGGCCACGATGAAGTTCCCCGGCTCGATTATGGACACTTTAACTCCCCAGGTCTTCATCTCATAGCGAAGGCAATCAGAAAACGCTTCCACGCCATATTTCGATACACAGTAAGGTGACCGCAGGGCATTTCCCATCCTCGCATACATGCTGGCCAGGTTGACAACACGGCCTGCAGAGA
The genomic region above belongs to Perca flavescens isolate YP-PL-M2 chromosome 22, PFLA_1.0, whole genome shotgun sequence and contains:
- the nck1b gene encoding cytoplasmic protein NCK1 isoform X2; translation: MDMANLFKHFFRIGKVKSRKGGMRDTASNADADMYADNGERLYDLNLPALVKFSYTAEREDELSLVKGTRVVVMEKCSDGWWRGSYNGRSGWFPSNYVTEDMDGTAGGGGMGGLGDPAGSLTEKLAAVVNSTTNGNRVLHTVQALYPFSSGNDEELNFEKGEVMEVVEKPENDPEWWKCRKADGQLGLVPKNYVTVLDSSSHKPGAGPAGPPTPDCDYISPSGTGRFAGKEWYYGKVTRHQAEVALNQRGIEGDFLIRDSESSPNDFSISLKAQSKNKHFKVQLKESLYCIGQRKFNSMEELVEHYKKAPIFTSEQGDKLYLIKALAAS
- the nck1b gene encoding cytoplasmic protein NCK1 isoform X1 encodes the protein MTEEVIVIAKFDYMAQQDQELDIKKNERLWLLDDSKSWWRVRNATNKTGFVPSNYVERKNSARKASIVKNLKDTLGIGKVKSRKGGMRDTASNADADMYADNGERLYDLNLPALVKFSYTAEREDELSLVKGTRVVVMEKCSDGWWRGSYNGRSGWFPSNYVTEDMDGTAGGGGMGGLGDPAGSLTEKLAAVVNSTTNGNRVLHTVQALYPFSSGNDEELNFEKGEVMEVVEKPENDPEWWKCRKADGQLGLVPKNYVTVLDSSSHKPGAGPAGPPTPDCDYISPSGTGRFAGKEWYYGKVTRHQAEVALNQRGIEGDFLIRDSESSPNDFSISLKAQSKNKHFKVQLKESLYCIGQRKFNSMEELVEHYKKAPIFTSEQGDKLYLIKALAAS